The Paenibacillus sp. BIC5C1 DNA segment TTCTCCAACCATTTCACACATCATCATCTCAAGGCAGACGGCGAACCAGAAGTATACGCTCAGAAATATATGGAACTTTTAAGAGCGCTAAAACCAGGAGGTTCCTTCTTCTATGCGCCGAGTGTTCCTTTCATAGAGTCATTCGTAGATCAACTGCCACAGTACTTTGTATGTCGAACCTGGATAACACCAACACAGCAAATGACGCGAATTACGCGACTGGACTAGATAAAAAAGGGGACACGGCGTGAAATGAAGAGTACGTTTATGCTGGATACGTACACTGTTGAAGAGCTAAAAGTCTCTCACTTGCAAGATAGGATGTACTGCATATTTGATCTTGAGGGCACAGGGATTAATCCGGCAGAGGAGAGTGTGACCCAATTCGGTGCAATGAACTACAAAAAAGGAAAGTCATTAGATTCATCTTTCACTTCACTTGTACGTTCCTCTAAACCGATTCCGGAAACGGTCGCGAAGTTAACGGGAATTTCAAATGAGGATAAGATCCAGGCTCCCTCATTTGATGCGGATAAATTGCTGGCCGATTTGAATGGAGGGCGAATTCTTAGTCAGCAAACATTCGAAGGACTGGATGTGGAAGCCTATCTGAATCAACGGGATGCTTCCGAATTTGCCGATGAGTGGATGCAAGCATTTGAACGGTTTGCTCAGAAGACAGACGTCGTGGAAGGAGAAGTGCTGCGTGCATGCAGGGAACGGGCTTTCAAACGAACGATTGCTCTTGTAGGCGATCCTGAACTAGCCGGATATATCAGTGATGATATTGGATTGATTGGCGCGGCCCTGTTACAGGACGAAATGCAGGACTCATTTGTTATGCAATTACTTGAACGTTATCAACAAAGTACATTGCCCCTGTGTTAAGCGGGAGTGACGGTTGTATATTCTTTTCGTTTGTATAAAAAAATAGCTTCGAATGTGTATTGTGAGTTCTGCACAGCATAAGGTACAATTCATCTAAGCATTGAGTGAGAATGATAATCATTATTCATAAAACATATTCTCACCAATACAACAACAGATTACATAGGGGTGAAGGGTATCATGGTAAGGTTCAATAAAGGGTTTAAAGGGTGGACGATCATACTGCTACTTATGGTTGTAGTTATATCGGGCTGTAGTGCAAATTCTGAGTCAAAAGCAGAACAGGCTCCTGTATCTGAGACCACAGTTTCGGATGGCAGTACTTCTGAAACAACAGAAAAAGAAGCAGAGACGCGTGTCGTACAGGATGGATTTGGTGATGTGACGATCCCGGTGCATCCGCAGCGGATTGCTGGTATCTATGTGGAAGATTATCTCAAGGCTCTCGATATCACACCTGTCGTACAGTGGTATAATCCGATGTGGGGTGTGCAGGAATATCTGGATCTGGATGTGCCACGGTTCGATTTGACTGGGAGTATTGAAGCGTTACTTCAATATGATCCGGATCTAATCATTGTGGATGGAGTGGATGCAGCGACATATGAAATGTACTCCAAGGTAGCACCGACGTATCGTTTGCCTGAGGACATTTTGCAGGATTCCAATCAGATCTTGACCACCATTGCCGATGTTGTCGGTAAACCGGAAAAGGGTGCAGAAGTTGCGGCTGAATTTGAAGCCAAAATTGCAGACGCCAAGTCAAAGCTGCAAGAAGCGATTGGAAATGAGACAGTAGCCGTTGTACGCCTTAACGTGACTGAGAAGACGTTAGCTTTGTTTGGCGTAAAGAATCGTCTTGCAGGATTTATCTATTCAGATGTTGGATTAACACCGCATCCGTTGGCAGCTAACATGAAGGAATATCAGGAGTTACTGTCAGAAGAGGCGATTCCGGAGCTGGATGCAGACCACATTATTGTGTTCCCTTCCAATGGGAATTGGTCTTCCAAAGAGAACCAGGCGGCCATCAAAGTATTGGACGGGAAGTTGTGGCAGTCCCTTCCGGCCGTTAAAAACAAACATGTGTACATGATGGAAAGATCGCACTGGCAATCAGGAGCCGTCATAGCCAATTCAATGAAGATTGATGATCTTCTGCAAAAAATGATTCAATAAGCATACTCCCATAAGAAAGTTCTTCAGTAGGGTTGAAGAGCTTTCTTTTTTCGTATACACTGTTTTAAATGATAATAATTCTCAGTTAAGGAAGATGAAATGAACATGTGCCCCACAATAATGCAATGGATTCCCAAGCCCTGGTTATGCTTGCTTCAACATATGAAATACTTAGATTATAGCCAAGTCGATATCGCCAACAGGCGGACATATAACAAGACATCATCACATGCTCTTTTCGTAGTGACGGGTGGGCATGGCTCAATAGATTCTTTGGAAAATAGGGACACTCGTTTGGAAAAAGGGATGATTATGTTTGTTCCAGCTGGACGTACCATTGTGATTGAAGGCTCCAGTGAGTTGCAATATTATAGACTTGAGCTGATGGTAGCTGAGATGAAAGAAGATAAGGCCAGTAAGTTGAGTATAACAGATGAAGTGGTGCAACAAGAGCCGACGGCCTTTATATCAGATCTAGATCGGTTGCCTCTTATTGAGCTGAATTATAGCCCATGGAGTTCCTGTCTGAAATCGTTGGAACAGATATCTCGTGGGCAGACTGCTCATAATTGGTTGGACCATTGGGAGATACAACTGCGTTTTCAGGAGTGGTTCCGAGTGCTGCTTCGGCAAAATGATCCCGAGATTGAATCGCCGGATGACCGTGCCCGGCTTCAAAGCTCGATTCGTTATATTCGCGAACACTATGATCAGCCCATAACGGTTGACGATCTGGCAGCAGAGATCCGGCTTACCAGATCCAGTTATACCCGACAATTCAAGGAGATCACAGGCAAGCTTCCGCTTGATTATATAAATGCTGTACGATTGGAGCATTCCAAACTGCTGTTACAGATGACCGATGATCGCTTGCATGAAATTGCACAGAATGTCGGATTTAATAACGAATATTATTTCGGTCGCCGATTCAAGCAATATGCAGGTGTTTCTCCAGGGGTATATCGGCGTCATTACCGTCAAGAAGTACGTGTGTTTGCACCGTATCTGGAGGATTTTGTACTGGCACTTGGAATAAAACCGATACTGCAAACTTCCCATCGTTCTTGGGGAAGACAGCAATATTTGGGGTTGGAAGATGTTCCTGAATTTGATGTTTCTCAGCTGGACATAGGGTTTATTGAGACGAATGTACCTGAATTTATTATGCTGAACAACGGATACCAACGCTGGAATCTGGAGCGGTTTGATCAAGTAGCCCCGACATTTTACGTGGGTCATCAGGGAGAGGATTGGCGTTCCATTTTGAAATCCACCGCGGATGTGCTGGGAAAGGTAAGCCGGGTGCAGGATGTCATAGGTGATTATGAGGAAAAGGCGCAGGAAGCCAAGAAACTTTTGAAACGATATATGCGTGGAAAAACCGTCGCTTTTTTGCGTATTTCTACATCGGAAATTACACTCTATGGGAACCATTATGGTTACGTAGGTCCTGTATTGTATCAAGATTTAGGATTAACTCCGCATTTCCGTGTACAGCAATGGGCAAGCCAAAATCGAAGAGTCGGTATTGGGCTGGAGCAGCTATGTCAGCTTGAAGCAGATCACCTCTTTATCACATTTGATAATATGAATTCTGCCTATCCCGGAGAGGAACGGAAGCTCCTGGAAAGAGATGAGTGGAAACGGCTGCCTGCCGTAAAAAGCGGTCACGTATATGAGGTGGATTTTATGACCTGGATGAATTACG contains these protein-coding regions:
- a CDS encoding AraC family transcriptional regulator; the protein is MIMFVPAGRTIVIEGSSELQYYRLELMVAEMKEDKASKLSITDEVVQQEPTAFISDLDRLPLIELNYSPWSSCLKSLEQISRGQTAHNWLDHWEIQLRFQEWFRVLLRQNDPEIESPDDRARLQSSIRYIREHYDQPITVDDLAAEIRLTRSSYTRQFKEITGKLPLDYINAVRLEHSKLLLQMTDDRLHEIAQNVGFNNEYYFGRRFKQYAGVSPGVYRRHYRQEVRVFAPYLEDFVLALGIKPILQTSHRSWGRQQYLGLEDVPEFDVSQLDIGFIETNVPEFIMLNNGYQRWNLERFDQVAPTFYVGHQGEDWRSILKSTADVLGKVSRVQDVIGDYEEKAQEAKKLLKRYMRGKTVAFLRISTSEITLYGNHYGYVGPVLYQDLGLTPHFRVQQWASQNRRVGIGLEQLCQLEADHLFITFDNMNSAYPGEERKLLERDEWKRLPAVKSGHVYEVDFMTWMNYGVISHGKKIDDILRYLG
- a CDS encoding ABC transporter substrate-binding protein translates to MVRFNKGFKGWTIILLLMVVVISGCSANSESKAEQAPVSETTVSDGSTSETTEKEAETRVVQDGFGDVTIPVHPQRIAGIYVEDYLKALDITPVVQWYNPMWGVQEYLDLDVPRFDLTGSIEALLQYDPDLIIVDGVDAATYEMYSKVAPTYRLPEDILQDSNQILTTIADVVGKPEKGAEVAAEFEAKIADAKSKLQEAIGNETVAVVRLNVTEKTLALFGVKNRLAGFIYSDVGLTPHPLAANMKEYQELLSEEAIPELDADHIIVFPSNGNWSSKENQAAIKVLDGKLWQSLPAVKNKHVYMMERSHWQSGAVIANSMKIDDLLQKMIQ
- a CDS encoding 3'-5' exonuclease, with the translated sequence MKSTFMLDTYTVEELKVSHLQDRMYCIFDLEGTGINPAEESVTQFGAMNYKKGKSLDSSFTSLVRSSKPIPETVAKLTGISNEDKIQAPSFDADKLLADLNGGRILSQQTFEGLDVEAYLNQRDASEFADEWMQAFERFAQKTDVVEGEVLRACRERAFKRTIALVGDPELAGYISDDIGLIGAALLQDEMQDSFVMQLLERYQQSTLPLC